From the genome of Devriesea agamarum, one region includes:
- the yidC gene encoding membrane protein insertase YidC: protein MNPLYPIEWAVAWIMVQFHAVLSVVLDPDSGLTWLLSIVGLTAVIRILIIPLFVKQIRASRAMQLVSPEIQAIQKKYKGKTDPASRQAMTQETMAVYREAKANPFSSCLPVLLQMPIFFALFRVLFYQLPGAAQPGSKGFGPLTHELAQSAHDAHLFGVGISNSFITDGVAPKIFAGVLIAGMCLVTFFTQKELTMRNMPPTALEGPMANTQKVMLYTLPFIYVLTGPTMPIGVLVYWLTTNVWTLVQQWIVIRNTPTPGSPAEKKRQERINARRVRKGLEPIDFTPKKKTPTAQAAVEPVRVQPVGKKRSKGKKLSDEEKLRRAREARAKAQEERRKQQAQNNSASRAGSGNAGSRSSRKKKK, encoded by the coding sequence ATGAATCCTCTCTACCCGATCGAATGGGCTGTCGCATGGATCATGGTGCAATTCCATGCCGTGCTGTCAGTCGTCCTAGATCCCGACTCTGGGCTGACCTGGCTGCTCTCGATTGTCGGCCTCACCGCCGTCATCCGCATCCTCATCATTCCGCTGTTCGTCAAACAGATCCGCGCCTCCCGGGCGATGCAGCTGGTCTCGCCGGAGATCCAGGCCATCCAGAAGAAGTACAAGGGCAAAACGGATCCTGCGTCCCGCCAGGCCATGACCCAGGAAACGATGGCGGTCTACCGCGAGGCCAAAGCCAACCCGTTCTCCTCCTGCCTGCCCGTGCTGCTACAGATGCCGATCTTCTTTGCGCTGTTCAGGGTGCTGTTTTATCAGCTTCCCGGAGCCGCGCAACCGGGCAGCAAGGGCTTTGGCCCGCTCACCCATGAGCTGGCCCAAAGCGCTCACGACGCTCACCTTTTCGGCGTCGGCATTTCAAACTCGTTCATCACCGACGGCGTGGCCCCGAAAATCTTCGCCGGGGTTCTGATCGCGGGCATGTGCCTGGTCACCTTCTTCACCCAGAAGGAACTGACCATGCGCAATATGCCGCCGACGGCCCTGGAGGGCCCGATGGCGAACACGCAAAAGGTCATGCTGTACACCCTGCCGTTCATCTACGTGCTGACGGGCCCGACCATGCCGATCGGTGTTCTGGTCTACTGGCTCACCACCAACGTGTGGACCCTCGTGCAGCAGTGGATCGTGATCCGCAATACCCCCACTCCCGGTTCACCCGCCGAAAAGAAACGCCAAGAGCGCATTAATGCGCGGCGCGTCCGCAAAGGTCTGGAACCCATCGACTTTACCCCCAAGAAAAAGACGCCCACGGCACAGGCTGCGGTCGAGCCCGTGCGCGTTCAGCCCGTGGGGAAGAAGCGATCCAAGGGGAAGAAACTCAGCGATGAGGAGAAGCTGCGCCGAGCTCGTGAAGCCCGCGCTAAAGCCCAGGAAGAACGGCGCAAACAGCAAGCCCAGAACAATTCCGCTTCCCGCGCGGGATCTGGGAATGCCGGATCCCGTTCCTCACGCAAAAAGAAAAAGTAA
- a CDS encoding ParB/RepB/Spo0J family partition protein, with protein MTQKRGLGRGLGALIPGAATRPTTQVRTPAHESDDSLADAADQPSPKTQVKEGDGIRENAATSSKAARRPVDMFFSGPPVDSDVVKDSGSGTTRSSGVRRDLAEDMARAAAERKNGAKRTARSRATGGAASADKAATSATPAKTKKSSRSAAASGSAEPTAAAQPTGAAKSSSGARSGDDAKSEGAATTSGGAQAAGNAKATSRAKLTGDADVAGSGQVPGAVKPSKTKVTAGSAGGRATKATKSPGGSTKASGGTTKSTGGSAGEDVGAKASGDRKTEASGAAKAKASITAQAKASTPDTSDGQDSLSDSKKASLTPTASGTTGTSPSLTSAKGTAGTKPAEEAKDAQTAPDVRATKGAQDHQGSKGAEAGKGAPVAASTPKSSGDAQDQPAPVINDGPDLVSVPGAEFAEIPIEEIRENPRNPRTIFDDDELDELAYSLREVGMLQPVVVRPISATDAGESFELVMGERRWRAARRAGLTAIPAIIRETSDDDLLRDALLENLHRTQLNPLEEAAAYQQLLDDFGCTQDELGERIGRSRPQISNTLRLLKLPPLVQRRLASGALSAGHARALLSLDDAALIEELAQRIVAEGLSVRAVEKLVAGGTQPVRGRTAPRRTTYNPRVVDLTSQISNRFEVPVRIDMGKRKGKLTLEFTSLDELEQLAHRMGIDLHIDEQ; from the coding sequence ATGACCCAAAAGCGAGGACTCGGACGAGGTCTTGGCGCACTCATTCCCGGTGCGGCGACCAGGCCCACGACTCAGGTGCGCACCCCGGCGCACGAGTCTGACGACTCCTTGGCAGATGCGGCCGACCAACCCTCACCGAAGACACAGGTGAAGGAAGGCGATGGGATACGCGAGAATGCGGCCACATCCTCTAAAGCCGCTCGCAGGCCCGTCGATATGTTCTTTTCCGGCCCGCCGGTCGACTCCGACGTCGTGAAAGATTCCGGGTCGGGAACAACACGGTCGTCGGGCGTGCGTCGAGATCTTGCTGAAGACATGGCGCGTGCCGCCGCCGAGCGGAAGAACGGTGCCAAACGTACTGCCCGATCCCGTGCAACGGGTGGCGCTGCGTCTGCGGACAAAGCTGCTACGTCGGCGACACCGGCTAAAACTAAAAAGTCGAGCAGGTCTGCCGCGGCCAGCGGTAGCGCGGAGCCTACCGCAGCTGCTCAACCAACGGGGGCTGCTAAGTCATCTAGTGGTGCCCGGTCTGGCGATGATGCTAAGTCAGAGGGTGCTGCAACGACGAGCGGTGGCGCTCAGGCTGCGGGTAATGCCAAGGCGACGAGTCGTGCCAAGCTGACGGGTGATGCTGACGTGGCGGGTTCTGGTCAGGTACCTGGTGCTGTAAAACCGTCGAAAACGAAGGTAACCGCTGGCTCCGCTGGGGGTCGGGCCACGAAGGCCACCAAGAGTCCCGGTGGCAGTACAAAGGCTTCAGGTGGCACGACCAAGAGCACTGGCGGTAGCGCCGGTGAGGACGTTGGTGCCAAGGCGTCTGGTGACCGTAAGACCGAAGCATCTGGAGCCGCCAAGGCTAAAGCATCTATAACCGCTCAGGCCAAGGCATCCACACCGGATACTAGTGATGGTCAGGACAGTCTTTCCGATTCTAAGAAGGCGTCCTTGACGCCCACAGCATCTGGGACGACGGGTACGTCGCCGAGCCTGACCAGCGCGAAAGGGACGGCTGGAACTAAGCCTGCTGAGGAAGCGAAAGACGCGCAGACTGCACCGGATGTGCGAGCTACTAAGGGTGCGCAGGATCATCAGGGATCCAAGGGGGCTGAGGCTGGGAAGGGAGCGCCGGTTGCCGCCAGTACGCCGAAGAGCTCTGGTGACGCTCAGGATCAGCCCGCCCCGGTTATCAATGATGGGCCTGATTTGGTGTCGGTACCTGGCGCTGAATTCGCTGAAATTCCGATTGAAGAGATTCGCGAGAACCCGCGGAACCCACGCACGATCTTTGACGACGACGAGCTCGATGAACTCGCATACTCCCTGCGCGAAGTTGGAATGCTTCAGCCGGTGGTGGTGCGACCCATTTCCGCTACCGATGCTGGTGAGTCTTTTGAACTGGTCATGGGCGAGCGGCGTTGGCGCGCGGCCAGGCGAGCGGGACTCACCGCGATTCCGGCGATCATCCGTGAAACGAGCGATGATGATCTTCTGCGCGATGCTTTGCTGGAAAACCTTCATCGTACACAGCTGAACCCTCTGGAAGAGGCTGCCGCTTACCAGCAACTACTCGATGACTTCGGATGCACCCAGGATGAGCTAGGCGAACGGATTGGACGCTCCCGTCCGCAGATCTCCAACACTCTTCGCCTGTTGAAGCTACCGCCCCTGGTTCAGCGTCGTCTCGCCTCCGGTGCGCTCTCTGCGGGTCACGCGCGGGCTTTGCTCTCTTTGGATGATGCCGCCCTCATTGAGGAATTGGCCCAACGTATTGTCGCCGAGGGACTGTCGGTGCGCGCGGTTGAAAAGCTTGTGGCCGGCGGGACTCAGCCTGTGCGCGGCCGCACGGCACCGCGCCGGACGACGTACAACCCTCGGGTCGTCGACCTCACCTCTCAGATTTCAAACCGCTTTGAAGTTCCGGTTCGTATCGACATGGGCAAGCGCAAAGGAAAACTTACTCTGGAGTTTACTAGCCTGGATGAGCTGGAGCAGCTGGCTCACCGGATGGGAATCGACCTTCACATCGACGAACAATGA
- a CDS encoding R3H domain-containing nucleic acid-binding protein: MTNSPLQDPAAADDVEAATSVPDIDVTDADNAASETSADHGEANQDAATQRESETRDDVPEETPQERLRRLEEEGDIAADYLEELLDIADLDGDIDIDVDGDRASVEIRSADQLVRMNGAKGELLDALQELTRLAVQTKTGNRSRLMLDIGGFRADRRQQLQNAAAAAIAEATKSGQPVALAPMNPFERKVIHDCARDQGLRSESDGEAKNRHVVIYPEG, translated from the coding sequence ATGACCAATTCCCCCCTCCAGGATCCGGCAGCAGCCGACGACGTTGAGGCCGCAACATCCGTCCCCGATATTGATGTGACCGACGCCGATAACGCGGCGTCTGAGACCTCCGCAGATCACGGTGAAGCCAACCAGGATGCTGCCACGCAGCGCGAGAGCGAAACCCGCGATGATGTGCCCGAGGAGACCCCGCAGGAACGTTTGCGTCGCCTGGAAGAAGAAGGCGACATCGCAGCGGACTATCTCGAAGAACTTCTCGACATTGCCGACCTCGACGGCGACATCGATATTGATGTCGACGGTGACCGCGCCTCCGTCGAGATTCGCAGCGCCGACCAACTGGTGCGCATGAACGGAGCTAAAGGGGAACTCCTGGATGCTCTGCAAGAACTCACCCGCCTCGCCGTACAAACCAAAACCGGAAACCGGTCCCGGCTGATGCTGGATATTGGCGGATTCCGCGCCGACCGTCGACAGCAGCTTCAAAACGCCGCGGCCGCCGCCATCGCCGAGGCAACCAAGAGTGGTCAGCCAGTTGCGCTTGCCCCCATGAACCCGTTTGAACGCAAGGTGATCCACGACTGCGCGCGAGATCAAGGGTTGCGTTCCGAGTCTGACGGCGAAGCCAAAAACCGCCACGTCGTCATCTACCCGGAAGGCTGA
- the rsmG gene encoding 16S rRNA (guanine(527)-N(7))-methyltransferase RsmG: MAAAPPLPDTYAPLAKRLFGERIHHAEAYAEHLATSGVERGLIGPREVERLWERHILNCALLSDAIPSSARDVIDVGSGAGLPGLVLAIARPDLRITLVETMLRRTVWLTEVVQDLGLDVEVRRARAETLHGELDADIVTARAVAALDKLSKWCLPLVRDGGSLIALKGSSAAREVEDAQRVITACGGGAPQIVELGVGDVPNPTTVVVVQVHRQGLRSRPTRGERRGR, from the coding sequence GTGGCCGCCGCGCCGCCCCTGCCCGATACATATGCGCCGCTCGCCAAGCGCCTTTTCGGCGAGCGGATCCATCATGCCGAGGCATACGCTGAGCACCTCGCGACTAGTGGGGTGGAGCGGGGTCTGATCGGTCCGCGCGAGGTTGAGCGGCTCTGGGAGCGTCACATTCTGAACTGCGCGCTGCTCAGCGACGCCATCCCTTCCTCGGCGCGGGACGTGATCGATGTGGGATCAGGTGCGGGTCTACCTGGTCTGGTCCTCGCGATTGCCCGTCCAGATCTGCGGATCACCCTGGTGGAGACCATGCTCAGGCGCACGGTCTGGCTGACTGAGGTCGTGCAGGATCTTGGGCTTGACGTTGAGGTTCGCCGGGCGCGAGCTGAGACTTTGCACGGCGAGCTGGATGCGGACATTGTGACCGCGCGAGCCGTGGCGGCCTTGGATAAGCTCTCAAAGTGGTGCCTACCGCTCGTTCGAGACGGTGGCTCTCTCATCGCACTCAAAGGGTCCTCAGCCGCTCGCGAAGTGGAAGACGCCCAGCGCGTGATCACCGCTTGTGGCGGAGGCGCCCCGCAGATTGTGGAGCTAGGCGTCGGGGACGTGCCGAACCCCACTACAGTGGTGGTGGTGCAGGTGCACCGCCAGGGGCTGAGGAGCCGTCCGACGAGAGGAGAACGACGTGGTCGATGA
- a CDS encoding ParA family protein: MVDESAKAADSDGPLADIGADTPLLRQLQQDHARRRELEGQVFPTPAETRIFTVANQKGGVGKTSTAVNLAAALATGGMNVLVIDVDPQGNSSTALGVDHHSGVVSMYDVLVDSVPMMNVVAACPDIENLECAPATIELSGAEIELVSMVARENRLKNAIAEYVRERENIGQKRLDYVLIDCPPSLGLLTVNALVAAREVLIPIQCEYYALEGLSMLLKNIELIKAHLNPELMVSTILLTMYDGRTRLASQVADDVRAHFPEQTLETTIPRSVRVSEAPSYGQTVLSYDPGSSGAIAYRVAAREIAMNAIG; the protein is encoded by the coding sequence GTGGTCGATGAGTCCGCGAAGGCCGCCGATTCCGACGGACCACTCGCCGATATCGGTGCCGATACCCCCCTTTTGCGGCAGTTGCAGCAAGACCACGCCCGTCGTCGGGAACTGGAGGGGCAAGTGTTTCCCACCCCAGCTGAGACCCGGATTTTCACCGTCGCTAATCAAAAAGGTGGGGTCGGCAAGACGTCAACCGCAGTGAATCTCGCCGCCGCCCTGGCCACAGGGGGCATGAATGTGCTGGTGATCGACGTGGATCCGCAGGGCAACTCCTCCACGGCCCTCGGCGTTGATCACCATTCCGGCGTCGTGAGCATGTATGACGTTCTGGTTGATTCGGTCCCCATGATGAATGTGGTAGCTGCCTGCCCGGATATTGAGAATCTCGAATGCGCTCCGGCGACCATTGAGCTGTCAGGCGCCGAGATTGAACTGGTGTCCATGGTGGCCCGGGAGAACCGGTTAAAGAATGCCATCGCTGAATATGTGCGCGAGCGCGAAAATATAGGGCAGAAGCGACTGGACTATGTGCTGATTGATTGCCCGCCGTCCCTCGGCCTGCTCACGGTCAATGCGTTGGTTGCAGCCCGTGAAGTTCTGATTCCGATCCAGTGCGAGTACTACGCACTGGAGGGGCTGAGCATGCTGCTGAAGAACATTGAGCTGATTAAGGCTCATCTCAACCCTGAGCTGATGGTGTCCACCATTTTGCTCACCATGTACGACGGGCGAACTCGTCTGGCCTCCCAGGTGGCCGACGATGTCCGCGCACATTTCCCGGAGCAGACCTTGGAAACCACTATTCCGCGTTCGGTTCGGGTGTCCGAGGCACCGAGTTACGGGCAGACGGTACTCTCATACGATCCAGGCAGTTCCGGGGCAATCGCCTACCGGGTAGCGGCGCGAGAGATCGCTATGAATGCTATCGGCTAG
- the rpmH gene encoding 50S ribosomal protein L34 yields the protein MTKRTFQPNNRRRAKKHGFRLRMRTRAGRAILNARRRKGRSELSA from the coding sequence ATGACCAAGCGGACTTTCCAGCCGAACAACCGCCGGCGCGCCAAGAAGCACGGTTTCCGTCTGCGGATGCGCACTCGCGCTGGCCGCGCGATCCTCAACGCTCGCCGTCGCAAAGGGCGCTCCGAACTCTCGGCATGA
- the yidD gene encoding membrane protein insertion efficiency factor YidD: MIRALMALPGKALMLLIRGYQLGISRYTPPACRYYPCCSQYGYDAIRIHGAFKGTLLTIWRLLRCNPFSHGGVDHVPAPGMWSNPRHRGDD; the protein is encoded by the coding sequence GTGATCCGCGCGCTGATGGCACTGCCCGGTAAAGCGCTGATGCTGCTCATTCGCGGCTACCAATTGGGAATATCCCGGTATACCCCACCAGCATGCCGGTACTATCCGTGTTGTTCCCAATATGGGTACGACGCCATCCGAATCCACGGCGCCTTCAAAGGAACCCTCCTGACCATATGGAGGCTTCTGCGCTGCAATCCGTTCTCCCACGGAGGCGTCGACCATGTGCCCGCCCCGGGGATGTGGTCGAATCCACGACATCGTGGCGACGACTGA
- the rnpA gene encoding ribonuclease P protein component yields the protein MKACHRLRRGEDFRLISRTGVRSARTHVVIHLSPLPGGESPLVGFVVSKKIGTAVRRNLVRRRLRHIMTHHLPQLPSSSGLVVRTRPGIADLSFNELQDEVEDCLASVISKYVRRFVPSSPDDQP from the coding sequence GTGAAGGCCTGTCACCGGCTGCGGCGAGGGGAAGACTTCCGTCTCATCTCCCGCACCGGAGTACGAAGTGCACGAACCCACGTGGTGATTCATCTGTCGCCCCTACCCGGCGGCGAGAGTCCCCTCGTGGGTTTCGTCGTGTCCAAGAAAATCGGCACAGCTGTCCGACGAAACCTTGTGCGTCGGCGGTTGCGGCACATCATGACCCACCACCTCCCTCAGCTTCCCAGCAGCAGCGGCCTCGTTGTCCGCACCCGGCCAGGAATCGCCGACCTCAGCTTTAATGAACTGCAAGATGAGGTTGAGGATTGCCTTGCCAGCGTCATCTCCAAGTACGTTCGACGCTTTGTACCCAGCTCACCGGATGATCAGCCGTGA